The sequence CAGTCAGTTTCGACGCGACAGTAGCTTCGCTGTTGCGGATTCTGCCCATTCGCGTCGAGCGGTTCACCTACTCGCAACTTGCGCGAGCCACGAACCAGATGACGGGTATCACCCGAAGCAGACAGGCCATTGCTGTAGTCACGCAGGTGACGATAGGAACTCTATGCCATCTCATTACAGGCACGGGAGCGAAGCTGGAGGACCTAGATGCGTTCCCTTTCAGGTCTTATAGCCCACTGTACGAGACCTAGAAGGGAACGAATCGCATGTCCTCGTTGCCGGCACGCTACGCTCCGGCCAATAAGATGGCTATAATCACGCTGAAAGTCATTTTATTCCGAGCAGGGTAGGGTGCGGGCAAGCAGCGATCCCGGCAGAACTCGCACTCGCCTTTGTCGTCGTATCCGAAGCCGGTGAGCGTGAGCCAGCCTTGAGCGTCGGCGCGGGGCTCCGGCAGGCAGACTGCATTGATGAAGCCGTTGGTTGAGGCGAAGTCCACATCGCGCTCGAGGTGCAGCAGGGCCAGGTCGTAGCTGTACAGGTCGCGCTCGGGGTCCCAGCTCGGGTGCAGCACACGCTGGAACACCTGCCGCCCCGCGCACGTAGCAAAGAGTCATCATGGCGGAACGACCAGCGCAATAAAGACGGGGGACTAAGAAAAGCTGCGATCCGTCCAACTTTCGGCAGTTGTCTGAATGGTCGTGACGGCAGAGCTGGGCAAGCGCACACAGGTGAAGAAATGTAAAGGGTAGGAAGTTATCGTGTCGAAAGATCCGCGATAGTATAACAGGACGCCTGACAACATGTCCCGCGGACTTGAATGCAGTCTTAGGCGTTCttacacagtcgtcagcacaCTTGTATATGTACATGGCGCGGTCGAACGCGGCACGTTGAGGAGACTGTGCCGTGCTGCGGGTGCACATGTAAAACGTTCACAACGCGAAAAATACGTCCGGAGCCCTCTGTTACTTGGGCCCCCTTGTGACCCACGCGTTTCGATAACTGCGCCCAAGGTCATAAGTATAGTTTTCGAGCTAGAAGGGTGCGCAACCGCAGCCGCTTCGAGTCTATACCAAATCGGGACATTTGTTTCTCTAGCGAGAGCGTGCATACGTACAGCGTAGGTGCGCTCCGTGGGAGATTCCTTGTCGAGGTTGGTCTTGCCGAGCTTCACCTGAAGCCTAGCCGGACGGtagctagaaagaaaaaaaaatgagatgaaGCAAGGGACGGGCGTATACTAGGACGCTGGGTTAAATAGGGGGAATGGAAGCGACCAGAGGGCGCGAGCGCCCCCACCGGCGCTGAATAGCGAACATAATTATACCGCTCATCTGCAGTCACATATTGCTGTACGATATAAGCAGGATAAAAGCCGCTCGAATACTCACTCTTGCACGAGGTAGGCCGTGGTGAGGACAAAGTTGCAGGAGATGAGGGCTCCGCCGCCTATCGGGGCACCGTCGGCGTAGATGATGGCCTGCACAACGAAAGAAGCATGGAACAGTAGACTCGCACGTGACAACGAAGATACGCATAGTATGCGAGTTTCAATGTCAGCCCGAAGCTACACAAGCACATCGGGAGAAAGTTCACAGAACGAGTGGAAGAATAGTGCAAATAAGAATCGCGCGTCGATTAAGTCGTATACTGTGGACGAAGCACGCTGGGCCGACTATGAGCAAATTCAGTATAGAAGGTTTGATAGTTCCGAAGGCTGGTTACGCAACGTGATGCCCTCTCTCCCAGTCCGTTTCCTTCGTCGATGGACTTTACGAACGTTCGTCGAGTAAGAGGCGAAGTCATGCGACGCGTCTTTCACGTCACCGCATACGACTCTACACTCACGTGCCACGGGAAGCGCCCCCTCGTGGAGTTCGCGCCGCCGTAGGTGCGTCCGGGCAGCAGGTCCCAGGGGTCGCGAGGCCTGCCACAGTTACGAGGCACGCACGCCTGGCAGTACTCCTTGTAAGGGTACGGGGCCGCTGAAACAGACAAAGGACACGTTTGTCTGCCGTGCGCCGTCGACCGGCGTAGAAGAAACGTCTGGCTGCCGAGACATTCAGCACATGTCAAGGGGCAATTTCGCATTCTCTGCGCCAAGAGATCAACGCGCATATAGGTTGTGAGCATTGACGTCATCGTTGTTCAGCAACTCGGTACCAGCACGACGAGAAGAACCCCGACAACACAAACGCCTTATTCTTGCGCCGAGCGATACATGGACCCGGCGGAGCATGGTCCCCGGCAAGAAACGTAGGCGTGGCAATACGGTGGACTGACGTCATTGTAGCCATCATGTGCGGCACTAGCACGGCGAGAGGCTCCGTCCGTGATGCAACGTGAAAACTATACAGAAGTGCAATGACAGAGCGAATGAGACTTTACCAGGAAGTGGGCGTGCGCACGTGCTTAACAGATGGGGGCCGCTCAAAGGCACGTACACCGTTTGTTCGCACAGGTCAGATGAGAGCTATGAACGACAGAATAACACGTCTAGCGAACCAGGCGCCAGAGGGAGGTAGATCACAGCGAAAGCGCCCAGTACACAGAGGCGTTAAGTGGACCAGCGGAACTTGCATAGAATATCTGTGCGACGTATCTGAATTGTCAACTGGCCgggacacataaaaaaaaaaaaaagataggatgTGGATATGTGCAATGCACGGCAACCGCCATGAGCGGCCGTACTTCGGTGACTGTATTCGTAGGTAACAGTACTTTCGCGATGTAGTTAACAACATCGCGAAAAAAGTGCTTCGAACGAAAGAAGCCACAGTTTCTGTCGGCCGGCACGACTTGCCGAGGatataaccgaagtcggtcgttgAAACATTCATTCCGTAGGCATGGTGAGAGCTGGACCACCCCCCAACGAAAAAGCTACACCCTAATAGACACTGCATGCGAGTCGCATGAAATGACGTTAACTGGTTCAGACTACCGCACTCAGTAAGCACGGCGACGGGGGATACAACTGCACAACCGACAGCGATGGCTGGATTAGACTTAGAGTCAATTAACTCGACATAATTACAACGAGCTCACCAGATAGTCCAGAAATGCAGCAGAAGACGATCAGGCTGGTGAGCGTACGCAGATCCATGGCGTGCCGGTAGTCAGTTGGCGGTCGATCGGTGTGTGGACGGGTCGCGATCCAACACTGCCTTTTATATAGGTATATACGCACCCTTTCCACATTTTTTGACGCATTGTagcctgcacggctgctgcgccataaaaatcccaaatcatcatcatcatttccactttattttttttcgttttcgtttcttttattcTCAAGATAAACATCAGTTCAGTCATgacatcgggggggggggggggggggggcgtacgtCACACATCTGACAGTTACAGTATCGGCA comes from Dermacentor andersoni chromosome 9, qqDerAnde1_hic_scaffold, whole genome shotgun sequence and encodes:
- the LOC126527280 gene encoding transmembrane protease serine 6-like, whose product is MDLRTLTSLIVFCCISGLSAAPYPYKEYCQACVPRNCGRPRDPWDLLPGRTYGGANSTRGRFPWHAIIYADGAPIGGGALISCNFVLTTAYLVQDYRPARLQVKLGKTNLDKESPTERTYAVFQRVLHPSWDPERDLYSYDLALLHLERDVDFASTNGFINAVCLPEPRADAQGWLTLTGFGYDDKGRRNNLMQEVQIRKLSGDQCPLFKDKPYAFCGLGTKAGACTGDRGSPVVQMSPTGQFMLVGLANDYQCQPGGTDVYTQISYFNKFVCKIPVED